In a genomic window of Dyadobacter fermentans DSM 18053:
- a CDS encoding YciI family protein has product MKEFALIFRLNNQTDFRPTPEQMQERMNWLAGIAAQNKLADKGNTLSVESARTVHADDVVTDGPFTEIKEFVSGYVIVRTDTIEEAVELARGNPIFKIGGSIEVREVVQRK; this is encoded by the coding sequence ATGAAAGAATTCGCATTAATTTTCAGACTTAACAACCAGACGGACTTCCGCCCCACACCGGAGCAAATGCAGGAACGTATGAATTGGCTCGCCGGCATCGCCGCGCAAAACAAGCTCGCCGACAAAGGCAACACCCTCTCCGTGGAAAGCGCCAGAACGGTGCATGCCGACGATGTAGTCACCGACGGGCCATTTACCGAGATCAAGGAATTTGTGAGCGGGTACGTCATCGTGCGCACCGATACGATCGAAGAGGCCGTAGAACTCGCCAGGGGCAATCCGATCTTCAAAATCGGGGGAAGCATCGAGGTCAGGGAAGTAGTACAGCGCAAATAG
- a CDS encoding SusC/RagA family TonB-linked outer membrane protein, translated as MKMKLYKSTGPGRRLSPVRHSFAQAAAWLGCLLMILSAWQASAQSVQITGKIKDANDVLPGVAIVEKGTNNGTVSAVDGTFKLDVSNANATLTISNVGYVTQEIALAGKTFIEVDLAEDQKTLNEVVVIGYGSLNKKEVSSAITHLSGKDLLRVGGNNPLMAIQGKVAGLSVANTSAADPNSSPSIQLRGASSRSAGLGPLFVINGVPGGNIDNINQNEIESIDVLKGGAASAIYGTRGSNGVIVITTKKGSETSRIFYDGYATFDYATNQLEVLSREDFLANKRGVDFGGNTNWMKEVKRNPSFSHKHTLQFSGGNGKTNYFTSLDYRDANGIDLRSAKREYGGRININHKTANNLVELSFTAAPRYTKTSDAYYAGFNHALTLNPTLDLRDSTGKYAYLTSGFFANNPVEVAKSVKSDREYKLMDLNGSAKINILENLNTVVTIGQVNSSMRRYLFSPSTLTTIVNGNKRNTGEQILEENDQKSFEWIGNYYLDLNKHSVKLLGGYSFQYFTASGFNAKNENFPSNVLTYNNLGSGLWNLQEGINNVGSYKNSSKLIAFFGRLNYDFDQKYYLSASLRREGSSKFGYSNKWGYFPAASVAWRATQEQFLKNIPWLNELKVRADYGETGNQDFGNYLSLDTYGGYGYYLYNGINYQVWGPSQNTNYDLRWEKAANFNAGLDFELFGSKLSGSLNYYIRTNRDLLGNYNVSNPPNIQGQTFANVGTMRNTGFELQLNASVLRKGDFTYDIGFTGAYNNNKFVSFSNSLFRGQKYVDVVGMPSPGSPGTLQRLQEDTRIGSFFALKSAGVNDQGALLVYNKKGEVIPGNQATADDKQFVGNGLPKFTMGLSNNFKYKNWDLSVFLRGAFGYELFNTYAFYLGTPATQENANVLKSAYDGGKYSKLTSPTTYSALSDYFLEPGGFVKIDNVTLSYTQPIQTKFLQSVRIYATTRNLATFTKFTGGDPDLINVNGLYPGVNRNSDNNGTLDYYPSTTQLLLGVQLTF; from the coding sequence ATGAAAATGAAATTATACAAATCAACCGGTCCGGGCAGACGCCTTTCGCCGGTTCGACATTCTTTTGCGCAGGCAGCCGCATGGCTGGGTTGTCTGCTGATGATACTTTCGGCCTGGCAAGCCAGCGCACAATCCGTGCAGATTACCGGTAAGATCAAAGACGCCAACGACGTGCTGCCCGGCGTAGCGATCGTCGAAAAGGGCACCAATAACGGAACAGTGTCTGCTGTGGACGGAACGTTCAAACTGGATGTAAGCAATGCCAATGCAACGCTCACGATCTCGAATGTAGGTTATGTGACGCAGGAAATCGCATTGGCGGGCAAGACTTTCATCGAAGTCGACCTGGCCGAAGACCAGAAGACGCTGAACGAAGTGGTGGTGATCGGCTATGGCTCGCTGAACAAAAAGGAGGTTTCCAGCGCCATTACGCACCTTTCGGGTAAGGACCTCCTCCGTGTGGGCGGTAACAACCCGCTGATGGCCATCCAGGGCAAGGTAGCCGGCCTTTCGGTGGCCAATACGTCTGCGGCAGACCCCAACTCTTCGCCCAGCATCCAGCTGCGCGGGGCGTCGTCAAGAAGCGCCGGTTTGGGCCCGTTGTTTGTGATTAATGGTGTGCCGGGCGGTAACATCGACAACATCAACCAGAACGAAATCGAGTCGATCGACGTCCTCAAAGGCGGCGCAGCGTCAGCCATTTACGGTACGCGGGGCAGCAACGGGGTAATCGTGATCACGACCAAAAAGGGATCGGAAACTTCGCGTATATTCTATGACGGTTACGCCACTTTCGACTATGCTACCAACCAGCTGGAAGTGCTTTCGAGAGAGGATTTTCTTGCCAACAAACGCGGAGTCGACTTCGGCGGTAATACCAACTGGATGAAGGAAGTGAAGCGCAACCCGTCTTTCTCACACAAGCATACCCTGCAATTTTCGGGCGGAAACGGCAAAACAAACTACTTCACCTCGCTCGACTACCGCGATGCGAACGGGATAGACCTCCGTTCGGCCAAGCGCGAGTACGGCGGCCGGATCAATATCAACCATAAAACGGCCAACAACCTTGTTGAGCTGTCGTTTACCGCTGCGCCGCGCTACACCAAGACGAGTGACGCGTACTACGCCGGTTTTAACCACGCACTGACCCTGAACCCGACGCTCGACCTGCGCGACTCAACCGGCAAATATGCCTATCTGACATCCGGATTTTTTGCAAATAACCCGGTTGAAGTCGCGAAGAGCGTCAAGTCCGACCGCGAGTACAAGCTGATGGATTTGAATGGTTCAGCGAAAATCAACATTCTTGAAAACCTCAATACCGTGGTGACCATCGGCCAGGTGAACTCTTCGATGAGAAGGTATCTATTTTCACCGTCGACGCTCACGACGATCGTGAATGGCAACAAACGGAACACCGGCGAGCAAATCCTCGAAGAAAACGATCAGAAAAGCTTTGAATGGATCGGTAACTATTACCTCGATCTGAACAAGCATTCCGTCAAGCTGCTGGGCGGCTACTCGTTCCAGTACTTCACAGCTTCGGGTTTCAATGCAAAAAATGAGAATTTTCCCTCCAATGTATTGACCTACAACAACCTGGGTAGCGGATTGTGGAACTTGCAGGAAGGGATTAACAATGTCGGTTCTTACAAAAACTCATCCAAACTGATCGCCTTCTTCGGCCGTTTGAACTACGATTTCGACCAGAAATACTACCTGTCGGCCAGCTTGCGCCGCGAGGGTTCTTCGAAATTCGGTTATTCCAATAAATGGGGTTACTTCCCGGCCGCTTCCGTGGCCTGGCGTGCCACGCAGGAGCAATTCCTGAAAAACATCCCCTGGCTGAACGAACTGAAAGTGCGTGCGGATTATGGCGAGACGGGCAACCAGGATTTCGGAAACTACCTTTCGCTGGATACCTACGGCGGCTACGGCTACTATTTGTACAATGGCATCAACTACCAGGTGTGGGGCCCGAGCCAGAATACCAACTACGATTTGCGCTGGGAAAAAGCGGCCAACTTCAATGCCGGTCTGGATTTCGAACTCTTCGGCAGCAAGCTTTCCGGTAGTTTGAACTACTACATCCGCACCAACCGCGACTTGCTTGGTAACTATAATGTATCCAACCCGCCCAACATCCAGGGACAGACTTTCGCAAATGTGGGCACGATGCGCAACACCGGTTTCGAGTTGCAGCTGAATGCATCGGTACTTCGGAAAGGCGACTTCACTTACGACATCGGTTTCACAGGCGCTTATAACAACAACAAATTTGTTTCCTTCTCGAACTCGCTTTTCCGCGGCCAGAAGTACGTGGACGTGGTGGGCATGCCTTCGCCGGGAAGTCCGGGCACATTGCAGCGCTTGCAGGAAGATACCCGCATCGGCAGCTTCTTTGCCCTCAAATCCGCCGGTGTGAACGACCAGGGCGCATTGCTCGTGTACAACAAAAAAGGAGAGGTGATTCCCGGTAACCAGGCCACTGCCGACGATAAGCAGTTTGTAGGAAACGGTTTGCCGAAGTTTACCATGGGTCTTTCCAATAATTTCAAATACAAAAACTGGGACCTGAGCGTGTTCCTGCGCGGCGCATTCGGCTATGAATTGTTCAATACCTACGCGTTTTACCTGGGCACGCCAGCCACGCAGGAGAATGCCAACGTACTGAAATCAGCTTATGATGGTGGCAAATACTCGAAACTGACCAGCCCCACGACGTATTCGGCGCTCTCGGATTACTTCCTCGAACCGGGCGGGTTTGTGAAAATCGATAATGTCACGCTGAGCTACACGCAGCCTATCCAGACGAAATTCCTGCAATCGGTGCGGATTTACGCAACGACCCGCAACCTGGCGACATTCACCAAATTCACCGGCGGCGATCCCGACCTGATCAATGTCAATGGCCTGTACCCGGGCGTGAACAGAAACAGTGACAACAACGGTACGCTCGATTACTACCCGTCGACCACCCAGCTGCTGCTCGGCGTTCAGCTTACCTTCTAA
- a CDS encoding RagB/SusD family nutrient uptake outer membrane protein codes for MKSNRIIKNIGRLGAGMLLMATAGCTNLDEELYDRITSENFLQTREDVTRDFLRAFEHSYWSIQGGNTFMLQENSSDELMTPNRQGDWFDGGQFQRVHYHTWTPNDGFTADPWNALYGGVTLATNSLEDLQGITDPSRFDMTHAELDGMIAELRTLRAWLNIRLLDFYRNIVIVTKVKGETAGGPQVTPQEAFAFIENELKESLPKLPTVQSLGANAVGRWTQGGAASLLVRLYLNSKVYTGTDRFADCATLCQEMIDGKYGTYALESRWDAPFDYNNATSKETVFGFPGSFGLTHWQYDSGMYFWMLPNLAPRYLGFTDFGDANPKYAMQPGLDVDGKEYPFALGKPFVKFQKYPDDVRLKKYKNLGNSKREGMFLHGYLPYTNSAGKPDTVRGFKGPYALYLRDQVGKFLDAKPGTPIADKTSNMNNADNNSGIFPVKYPFYPSDDVNKIASAYAEIRFAEIYYSLAECKYRAGDKAAAAALLNAVRKRNYPANSPSLYKANGSQLTDQEMLDEWGREFLVEGRRRTDMIRWGVFTKGTWWDKTPDAGSHTEIFPIGQTVLNSSPQLKQNPGY; via the coding sequence ATGAAAAGCAATCGCATAATAAAAAACATAGGACGCCTGGGTGCCGGAATGCTGCTGATGGCAACCGCCGGCTGCACCAACCTGGACGAGGAACTGTACGACCGTATCACATCCGAAAACTTCCTTCAAACACGCGAAGACGTGACCCGCGACTTCCTCCGGGCATTTGAGCACAGCTATTGGAGCATTCAGGGCGGCAACACGTTTATGTTGCAGGAAAACAGCTCCGACGAGCTCATGACGCCCAATCGCCAGGGCGACTGGTTCGACGGCGGACAGTTCCAACGCGTGCATTACCACACCTGGACACCGAACGACGGCTTCACGGCCGATCCATGGAATGCATTGTACGGCGGTGTAACGCTCGCGACCAACTCGCTGGAAGATTTGCAGGGGATCACCGACCCATCCAGATTCGATATGACCCATGCCGAGCTGGACGGCATGATCGCCGAGCTCCGCACGCTCCGCGCGTGGCTGAACATCCGCCTGCTGGATTTCTACCGCAACATCGTGATCGTCACCAAAGTGAAAGGTGAAACTGCCGGCGGGCCGCAGGTAACACCGCAGGAAGCCTTCGCATTCATTGAAAACGAACTGAAAGAATCACTTCCAAAACTGCCGACGGTGCAAAGCCTTGGCGCTAATGCGGTGGGCCGCTGGACGCAGGGTGGGGCGGCGTCGCTGCTCGTGCGGTTGTATCTCAATTCCAAAGTGTACACCGGCACCGACAGGTTTGCCGACTGTGCTACGCTTTGCCAGGAAATGATCGATGGCAAATACGGCACTTACGCGCTCGAATCGCGCTGGGATGCGCCATTTGACTATAATAATGCGACTTCGAAGGAAACGGTGTTCGGCTTCCCGGGCAGCTTCGGGCTCACGCACTGGCAGTATGACAGCGGAATGTACTTCTGGATGCTGCCGAACCTTGCGCCGCGCTACCTCGGATTTACCGATTTCGGCGATGCCAACCCCAAGTATGCCATGCAGCCGGGGCTGGATGTGGATGGAAAAGAATATCCGTTCGCATTGGGCAAGCCATTCGTGAAGTTTCAGAAATATCCGGATGATGTCCGTTTGAAAAAATACAAAAACCTGGGCAACAGCAAGCGCGAAGGTATGTTCCTGCACGGCTACCTGCCCTACACCAACTCCGCCGGCAAGCCCGACACGGTACGCGGTTTCAAAGGTCCGTACGCGCTGTACCTCCGCGACCAGGTAGGCAAGTTCCTCGACGCAAAACCAGGCACGCCGATCGCCGACAAAACGTCGAATATGAACAATGCGGACAACAACTCGGGTATTTTCCCGGTGAAATATCCGTTCTACCCGAGCGACGATGTGAACAAGATCGCATCGGCATATGCGGAGATCCGTTTTGCGGAGATTTATTACTCGCTGGCTGAATGCAAATACCGTGCAGGTGACAAAGCGGCTGCGGCGGCATTGCTCAATGCGGTGCGGAAGCGCAACTACCCGGCCAATTCGCCAAGCCTTTACAAGGCGAATGGCAGCCAGCTCACCGACCAGGAAATGCTCGACGAATGGGGCCGTGAGTTCCTCGTAGAGGGCCGTCGCCGCACCGACATGATCCGCTGGGGCGTGTTCACAAAAGGCACCTGGTGGGACAAAACGCCGGATGCCGGCAGCCACACCGAAATCTTCCCGATCGGACAAACGGTGCTGAACTCATCTCCGCAGCTTAAACAAAATCCCGGTTACTAA
- a CDS encoding RNA polymerase sigma factor — MVSNPGTLHSLFRKEFTRMTAVICRHFGLRHIQIAEDIASDAFLTAAEIWPKEGQPDNPTAWLYAVARNKAKDHLKHIRVFETQVSPALLRESVQPEPDFEFTAETIADSQLAMLFAVCNPANAPQAQISLALQVLCGFTVAEIADAFLSKPETIKKRLLRARARLREDNFRMGSLHPADVQSRLDSVLRTLYLLFNEGYFSKSGNHLIREDLCAEAMRLALLLTENPFVNSRHADALLALMCYQSSRFDARLNGDGQTVLFEAQDQSQWDRALIDRGNYYLVNACSGETISKYHIEAGIAYWHTTPENTAKWPHILHLYNQLIIVEYSPTTALNRTFAFAKVHGNEAGLQEAKKLSLEDHTPYHALLGYLYAPLSPEMSALHYKRAIGLSKSPAEIRTLRRACDDLAINCP, encoded by the coding sequence ATGGTCTCTAACCCTGGAACACTGCACAGTCTTTTCAGAAAGGAGTTCACCCGGATGACGGCGGTAATCTGCCGTCATTTCGGACTGAGGCACATTCAAATTGCGGAGGACATTGCCAGTGACGCTTTTCTGACAGCTGCGGAAATCTGGCCGAAGGAAGGGCAGCCCGATAATCCTACGGCATGGCTCTATGCCGTAGCCAGAAATAAAGCGAAAGATCATCTCAAACATATCCGCGTCTTCGAAACGCAGGTCTCACCCGCCCTCCTCCGCGAAAGTGTGCAGCCGGAACCGGATTTCGAATTCACGGCGGAAACCATCGCAGACAGTCAGTTGGCGATGCTTTTCGCCGTTTGCAACCCGGCCAACGCTCCGCAGGCGCAGATCAGTCTGGCGTTGCAGGTCCTGTGCGGTTTCACGGTTGCCGAGATCGCCGACGCATTTCTCTCCAAACCGGAAACCATTAAAAAGCGGCTCCTGCGGGCACGCGCCAGGCTGCGCGAAGACAACTTCCGCATGGGCTCGCTGCACCCGGCCGATGTACAGTCCCGGCTGGATTCGGTTTTGCGCACGCTGTATTTGCTGTTTAATGAAGGTTATTTTTCCAAATCGGGCAACCATCTCATTCGCGAGGACCTATGCGCAGAAGCTATGCGTCTTGCACTCCTGCTTACTGAAAATCCATTCGTCAATTCACGCCACGCAGATGCGTTGCTGGCGCTGATGTGCTACCAGAGTTCGCGGTTCGATGCGCGGCTGAATGGCGACGGGCAAACGGTGCTTTTCGAAGCGCAGGACCAAAGTCAGTGGGACCGCGCGCTGATCGACCGGGGCAATTATTATCTCGTTAATGCGTGCAGCGGGGAAACCATATCGAAATACCACATCGAAGCAGGCATCGCCTATTGGCATACCACACCCGAAAACACCGCCAAATGGCCGCATATCCTGCATTTGTACAACCAATTGATTATCGTCGAGTACTCTCCCACAACCGCACTCAATCGCACGTTCGCTTTCGCGAAAGTGCACGGCAACGAGGCCGGGTTGCAGGAAGCGAAGAAGCTGAGCCTGGAAGACCATACCCCCTACCACGCCCTGCTGGGCTATCTGTACGCGCCGCTTTCGCCTGAGATGAGCGCATTACACTACAAACGGGCGATCGGTCTCTCGAAATCGCCCGCCGAAATACGGACGCTTCGCCGCGCATGCGACGACCTGGCAATTAACTGTCCGTAA
- the bla gene encoding subclass B3 metallo-beta-lactamase — protein sequence MPSIKKSLFTTLIAGAILAPFATEAQNKPRKLPYVQQEWTKEYRPFRIAGNLYYVGTYDLACYLIATPKGHILINTGLESSVPVIRKHVQALGFKFEDIKILLATHAHYDHVEGMAAIKQATGARLLIQEKDGKAMTDGGASDYALGGHGSTFEPVTPDQLLKNGEIIKLGTMQVKLLHHPGHTPGASSFSFTVRDEKRAYKVFIANMPSILDETKLSGMPGYPEVGKDYAKTLAVMKNERFDIWLSSHASQFALHQKHKPGSPYRPEAFFDQAGYDSALAGLKKRYDEKSKEK from the coding sequence ATGCCATCCATCAAAAAATCACTTTTCACGACGCTCATCGCCGGCGCGATACTGGCCCCATTTGCAACTGAGGCTCAAAACAAACCCAGAAAACTGCCTTACGTACAGCAGGAATGGACAAAAGAATACCGTCCGTTCCGCATCGCGGGCAACCTTTATTACGTAGGCACTTACGACCTGGCCTGCTACCTCATTGCCACACCGAAAGGCCACATCCTCATCAACACAGGCCTCGAAAGCTCCGTGCCGGTGATCCGCAAACACGTGCAGGCGCTCGGGTTCAAATTCGAGGACATTAAAATACTCCTGGCCACGCACGCGCATTACGACCACGTAGAGGGTATGGCGGCCATTAAACAAGCCACCGGGGCCAGGCTGCTAATCCAGGAAAAAGACGGCAAAGCCATGACCGACGGCGGCGCATCCGACTACGCGCTGGGCGGCCACGGCAGCACATTCGAACCGGTGACGCCCGATCAGCTGCTTAAAAACGGGGAGATCATCAAGCTGGGTACCATGCAGGTAAAGCTCCTGCACCATCCTGGCCACACACCCGGTGCAAGCAGCTTCTCGTTCACCGTCAGGGACGAAAAACGGGCGTATAAGGTCTTTATCGCGAACATGCCGAGCATTCTCGACGAAACGAAATTATCCGGTATGCCCGGCTATCCGGAAGTGGGTAAGGATTATGCCAAAACGCTGGCCGTGATGAAGAACGAGCGGTTTGATATCTGGCTTTCCTCTCATGCGAGCCAGTTTGCCCTGCACCAAAAGCATAAACCCGGCAGCCCATACCGCCCCGAGGCATTCTTCGACCAGGCCGGCTACGACAGCGCCCTCGCCGGACTGAAAAAACGGTACGACGAAAAGAGCAAGGAAAAGTAG
- a CDS encoding alpha/beta fold hydrolase encodes MQTIISNGTPISYNTYGSGPATLLFVHGSFIDQTYWKEQVAFFKEKYKVVTMDLAAHGQSGTNRSEWTLRGMADDIINLIRALNLERVILIGHSLGANLILMAATTYPDPVIGFIAVDNFKNLATPLPPEYDSQVEEIIENSKKAYADTNEHYARMVLLGPETPQWIIDKVVAACRAAYEPMGQQTMPQFFIMDRIEREVLPLLRPKMNLINVNYMPTNVEALEKHAVNGYSLIEIAGTCHYPMLESPKALNEALDEVIDEVLQVKFTDS; translated from the coding sequence ATGCAAACGATCATCAGCAACGGCACGCCCATTAGCTACAACACGTACGGAAGCGGACCCGCGACGCTACTTTTCGTCCACGGCTCGTTCATCGATCAGACCTACTGGAAAGAACAGGTCGCGTTTTTCAAAGAGAAATACAAAGTCGTAACGATGGATTTGGCCGCCCACGGGCAATCGGGCACGAACCGTTCCGAATGGACGCTCCGCGGCATGGCCGACGACATTATCAACCTGATCCGCGCGTTAAACCTCGAACGGGTAATCCTGATCGGCCACTCACTCGGCGCGAACCTCATTCTCATGGCCGCAACCACCTATCCCGATCCGGTGATCGGTTTCATCGCCGTCGACAACTTCAAAAACCTCGCAACGCCGCTTCCGCCCGAGTATGATAGCCAGGTAGAAGAAATCATCGAAAATTCAAAAAAAGCCTACGCCGATACGAACGAGCATTATGCCCGCATGGTGCTGCTCGGCCCCGAAACCCCGCAATGGATTATCGACAAGGTAGTGGCCGCTTGCCGCGCGGCGTACGAGCCGATGGGTCAGCAGACCATGCCGCAATTTTTCATCATGGACCGCATCGAAAGGGAAGTTCTGCCATTGCTGAGGCCGAAAATGAACCTGATCAACGTCAATTACATGCCTACCAACGTAGAAGCGCTTGAAAAGCACGCGGTGAACGGCTACTCGCTCATCGAAATCGCCGGCACATGCCATTACCCGATGCTCGAATCGCCCAAAGCGCTGAACGAGGCATTGGACGAGGTGATTGATGAGGTGCTGCAAGTGAAATTTACGGACAGTTAA
- a CDS encoding cytochrome c peroxidase, with the protein MLKFTRNPNSFIFRHRRLLFSLFLIIIIPLIVCLIWWLTEPDAAPARQVKTTFMQDVTGLDSAVSRLQTDIRARRPAAIQASFRDARLAYKRVEFISAYYSPETTRALNGPNIPEVDDDLRVNEPQSFQVLEEMVFPEVATDAYPDMLHAANVIRANVNRLRRISESNELTDSHIFDAMRLEVFRIVSMGITGFDSPVAFHSLPEVAAALESMQRQFRHYTKTNDGPAAQLHSAFDAALAYIRKSPDFDAFDRLEFIRHYANPLSSSVIDAQKALGIPVFTEKRLLSTSARTLTDSGAFDANYFINFEEQSMTSERIALGKMLFFNPILSNNSGRTCATCHQPDKAFTDGEPKSFALGFNGMRISRNAPTLLNASFQAAQFADSRVTFLEDQASDVIRNPQEMHGSLPDAVAALRNEPESRKLFEEAYSDGVTESNLKNAIASYIRSLSSLDTRLDRHFRGDETLLTAEEKSGFNLFMGKAKCATCHFFPLFNGTVPPAYQETESEVLGTPATAEGKSVDPDVGKFVLTKREPHRYAFKTPTVRHVALTAPYMHNGVFKTLEEVVDFYDQGGGNGLGFNLENQTLPFDKLNLTVSEKKALVAFMKIL; encoded by the coding sequence ATGCTGAAATTCACGCGTAACCCGAATTCGTTTATCTTCCGTCACAGGAGGCTACTTTTTTCCCTTTTTCTGATCATCATTATCCCGCTCATTGTTTGCCTCATCTGGTGGCTCACTGAGCCGGACGCGGCGCCGGCCAGGCAGGTCAAGACCACGTTCATGCAGGACGTGACCGGGCTCGACAGCGCCGTAAGCCGTTTGCAGACCGACATCCGCGCACGTCGCCCGGCGGCCATTCAGGCGTCGTTCCGAGACGCCCGGTTGGCCTACAAGCGTGTCGAATTCATTTCCGCCTATTACAGTCCCGAAACGACCCGCGCCCTCAACGGCCCGAATATCCCCGAGGTGGACGACGACCTGCGCGTGAATGAGCCGCAGAGTTTTCAGGTTTTGGAAGAAATGGTTTTTCCCGAAGTGGCCACCGACGCTTACCCCGACATGCTGCATGCGGCTAATGTGATCCGCGCCAATGTGAACCGGCTTCGCAGGATTTCAGAATCCAATGAGCTGACGGACAGTCACATATTCGATGCCATGCGGCTGGAAGTGTTCAGGATCGTTTCAATGGGCATTACCGGTTTCGATTCGCCGGTTGCATTCCATTCACTGCCCGAAGTGGCCGCGGCGTTGGAAAGTATGCAGCGGCAATTCCGGCATTATACCAAAACGAACGACGGCCCGGCAGCGCAGCTTCACAGCGCTTTTGACGCGGCACTGGCCTACATCCGCAAATCGCCGGATTTCGATGCATTCGATCGGCTGGAATTTATCAGGCACTATGCCAACCCGCTGAGCAGCAGCGTGATCGACGCACAGAAAGCGTTGGGTATCCCGGTTTTTACAGAAAAAAGGCTGCTATCGACGTCCGCACGCACACTCACCGATTCGGGGGCTTTCGATGCCAATTATTTTATCAATTTTGAAGAGCAAAGCATGACTTCCGAGCGAATCGCTTTGGGTAAAATGCTGTTTTTCAATCCGATATTATCCAATAACTCGGGCCGGACCTGCGCTACCTGCCACCAGCCCGACAAGGCATTCACCGACGGCGAGCCCAAGAGCTTTGCGCTCGGTTTTAATGGAATGCGCATCAGCCGAAATGCCCCGACGTTGCTGAACGCCTCGTTCCAGGCCGCCCAGTTCGCCGACTCGCGCGTTACCTTCCTCGAAGATCAGGCCAGCGATGTGATCCGCAATCCGCAGGAAATGCACGGCTCGCTCCCCGATGCCGTGGCCGCGCTCCGCAACGAGCCGGAATCGCGGAAACTGTTCGAAGAGGCCTATTCCGACGGCGTGACGGAAAGTAACCTTAAAAATGCCATTGCGAGCTACATCCGCTCGCTATCGTCGCTCGATACGCGCCTGGATCGCCATTTCCGCGGGGATGAAACGCTGCTTACTGCGGAAGAAAAGTCCGGTTTCAACCTGTTTATGGGCAAAGCCAAATGTGCGACCTGCCATTTTTTCCCGCTTTTCAACGGCACCGTGCCGCCTGCCTACCAGGAAACGGAAAGTGAGGTGCTGGGCACGCCCGCGACTGCGGAGGGTAAGTCGGTAGATCCGGACGTTGGCAAATTCGTCCTGACGAAACGCGAGCCGCACCGTTATGCATTCAAAACGCCCACGGTTCGCCACGTGGCGCTTACGGCTCCCTATATGCACAACGGGGTTTTCAAGACATTGGAAGAAGTAGTCGATTTTTACGATCAGGGTGGTGGGAATGGTTTGGGTTTTAACCTTGAAAACCAGACGCTGCCGTTTGATAAGCTCAATCTGACGGTCTCCGAGAAGAAGGCGCTGGTCGCATTTATGAAGATTTTGTAA